The genomic window ggatacctagtcagttgtacaactgaatgccttcaactgaaatgtgtcttctgcatttaacccaacccctctgaatcagagaggtgcagggggctgcttttatcaacatccacgtcttcggcgcccggggaacagtgggttaactgccttgctcaggggcagaacgacagatatttacctttcgattactggcccaacgctctaaccactaggctacctgccacccatttGGGTCAGGCACACCGTTGAGGTGTGGTTGGTgaacagacagtacagacagaagaAGAACGTGGGGTGGGTGTGCGGGAGCTAAAATAATGTCTGCCGCTGCTGCTCTTCCTCAATTCTTTGCTGTGGTAACTGTGTTCGCGGATCAACACCAAGCTCTGTTCAAATTCAGTGGATGAGGAGTAGGGAGCCTTGATCCCTTGACTGCACAGAAACCTTCCACTGCTAGGCCTTGTGGGTAGATCTTTGTCATTAAACTTCACCATGCGTGACTGCTTAAAGTGAGTGGTGGAGGGGTAGGGAGTCTTGACCCATTGGCAGCACAGAGACTTTTCATTGCCAAGCCTCTTTGGTAGACATTCTTCATTAAACCTCACCACACGTTCCTGAATGCTTGTAATGGTGTAGCACTCTGATCCAAAAATATATCCCTTGATGCCGCTTGCTTAGCGGCGTCAAGCTTTAATATGTGTGCAAGGGATGAGGATCTCAATCGCCATATGGGAAACCATGTTCGCTATCACATTTTGGTAAGATGTACTTTGGTCATCTGTTTCAATACAAAAAAATCATATTTATTTTTGATAGATTGTGGTGTAAAGTGCTAAGTAATCAATATGATAAACTTTGTCAAACTTTCTATGAAATTATCACAGATAAGCTGACCCGATCGCTCATGCCCTCTTGAATCACCTTCCACTGCCTGATAAAGAAAACAAAAGTAAACGTGTTCAGTTGTTTTGTCGTGATGAGCCAGGTTGTTGTATATAGAATGCATAGTACTGAAAGATTTCCTCTAAGAGTTAAATTGCTGTTGCTCTGTTTTGGTATTGATCCGAAGACTGAGCTCTGGATGAACAGAATACCACATGGGGACCTAAAGGACAACAAGCAAAATGACTGAGGTCTAATCCAAATACCTATACAACATTTACCATGATCTCAATACTCTACTACTAGACCAAATTCATTTTAAATTTTTGTCATTGGCTAAACTAGGATATTAATTGCATTAATGAAAGCCACCTGCCCTTTTATCAAATGAATCTTCCTTTGAATTGATTGTGTGACTTTTAAGTGGTTTTGATTGAAATACTGAATCTGCACAAGAAATGACACACTAATACTAAACAGAGTAACATCAAGTCAAAGCAGCCCATTATTTAGCAAATGCATAGACAGATAGATTCAAACCTAGCAAAGAACCCAAATGACCAGAAAACCAATCTTACCTTCCCAGActtctccttcttctcttttAGCTGAGCAACTGGCTCTTTTTCCTTTACCTCCTTCTCCATCTGTTTCTCCTGGTGACTATCTTCCAAGTCCTGTTATAATCAAGTGTTGTTACAATCATCATAGCCTATACAAAATTAAGCTTTTTACAATGTTTGTAGACATTGTAGACCATTTTTGTTGAAAACGCTAACTCCAAGCTGCCAAAATAGACCTACCTTCTTTTTCGTCTGACATTAAATCAAGTTTATAAAAACGAAACCAACAAGTGCAGATGTGTGCTAGTGCTAGTCCActaaacatgtactgtatataccgTGGACACAGCAGAGGGTCTGAACTGCAGAAACCAAAGTAGCCTAAAGATAAACCCATATTGACCTTGATGTCATAGTGGACAACAGTGGCCCTTGACAGGAACTTGCATGCATGCAACCATGTCCCATTAAATTAGCCTAATAATGTAGTAATAATTCAGCCTGTTGTAGGCATAGGCCCAATAACTGGTTCTACATAGCTAGGTCTATGTGACAATATTTCCTTCATCACTCGCAAGTCAACTTATTCTTAAAAGTTAAACCTGgtcattgatttttttttttaaagactgcTATTCCTTGCTCGCCATTTTGTACATTCTGTCTTCATCCATGTTCATGCACTATTTTGAAGACCTGTGTGGTGACTTTGTCACAGGACTATTCTTAAAAGTTAGACGGTGCTAAGTAGGCCTAAACAACAAATAGCCGGGATCAGAGATTCAGCACCATTCTACCGGACAGCGACTGAATCAGAATCTCATGATCTGACTTTCAGCACCACAGTGCAGAGGACAGCGGCCCTCTCAATCGCAGTCCAATTCCTGTTacagcaacaaacaaaaaagtgTGGTGGGGCTACCGTGACCTTTGGCTGAAATAAGCATTGTAGCTTTAAGACAAATGTGggcaaaaaaaaaacaaggacatgtgTCGCCCATAGTAGGCTACTAAATCAGTAAATTCTTATTCTAGGGCTATTTTTTACGAATATACAATAAATGGTAACGTGGGTAGGCTAACTTACTGGGTAACATGGGTTATAGGCGATTCCATAGCAAGACTAACCTACCAAGATATCAATGCACAGTTCAGTCATAAGCTAACCAAATTGGTATAGTTGTATTCAGGGGTGGAAATTGGAAGAAATCACTCCTGAAACCCTCCAACGTAAAATCCATGTATTCAacgtaacaaaataaaataataatattttaaaAAGTGTAAACAATTATTCCACTCACAGAACCTAGAACTTCCTGTGGTTGGATGTATTAGATCAGGTAGTGGTAGCCCCAGGGGTACGCTGAATgctgtcgggggtacgccaaataaaaatgtgattcaaatGTGATTTATTTGAAAACAGTTTttcttcttcacattttcaaacagtccatttatatcttccaacggggctatacatttgggtgaggtttttttctcgcctgagtatcCTCGTTTCACTGTCAAAAATCAAATTAAACAtttagtgttcagcgaaataacaacacaatgtcaaatacaggtagcctagtcaaataattaacatccaatcacattaaccgttactctctcgagGGAAACCTTCattcttgcgcagacatttagaaacgaaacatgacaatttgaaaaataagccagaTTTTTTTTGCGTGAATAAAGACAACTTtcaagtagtaagacatgtataaaagcaacagatatcattaatatatggtgagctaccgattggctaggacaggcaagaccaatactattgtggaggacttaattattcctgctgccgcggatatggctgggacaatgctgggggaaaaggccccaaaaaagctatacagacaattccttcatcaaacaacactgtttcacaacgtatcagtgacatggcaggagatgttttggaacaattactgctttgcatacaagccagtgaattctatacgtttcagctggatgagtcaacagacgtggcgggcctggcacagctcctggtgtatgtccgttacgtttatgggggggtcaattaaggaagacatcctcttctgcaaaccactggaaaccaggacaacatgaaatgatattttttaagtactggatagcttttgtgacatcaaatggactttggtggtcaagatgtgttggtatctgtactgatggcgccaTGGCAGGGAGACAGTGGAGTGGTAacacgcgtgcaagcagttgctcctgacgccacttgggtccactgcagcatccaccgagagggaatgcctgacagcttgaaatacattttggacactacagtgaaaatgattAGCCTTGTTAATTAAAGCAAGGCCCTTGagctctcgtgtattttctgcactatgcaatgatatgggcagcgagcatgtaacgcttttacaacatacagaagtgtgctggttatcaaggagcaacgtattgacatgtttttttaattgagagacgagcttaaagttttctttactgaccgtcattttcacttgtctgaccgcttgcatgatgatgagtttctcacacgactggcctatctgggtgatatttttctcgcctgaatgaactgaatctaggattacagggactctcctctactatattcaatgtgcgggacaaaattgaggctttGATTAAGAAGTtagagctcttttctgtctgcattaacaaggacaacacacaggtctttccattatTTTATGATTttctgtgtgcaaatgaactcaagcttgcagacaatgtcaaatgtgatatagtgaagcacctgagtgagctgggtgggcaattacacaggtactttgcccaaaacaaacaacacaaacaactggattcgttatccctttcatgccctgcctccagtccacttaccaatatctgaacaagagagcctcattgaaattgcaacaagcggttctgtgaaaattcaatttaatcagaagccactgccagatttcttgATAGGACTgtactcagagtatcctgccgtTGGCAAAtagcactgttaagacactgatgccctttgcaaccacatacctatgtgagtggattctcggccctcactagcatgaaaactaaatacaggcagtgactgtgtgtggaaaatgatttaagactgagagtCTCTCCAAtataacccaacattgcagagttatgtgcatcctttcaagcacacccttctcattaacctgtggtgagttattcacaatttttgttGAACAAAtcaggttttatatgtaagatggctaaataagaGCAAaattgattattatattattatatatcgtatagtgtgtgtgtgtggcaggcttacaatgatggcaaaaaacaacatttgagagtgcgctgaccctggtgctagagggggtacgcagctggaggttgaatgtttgaaggggtacaggtctataaaaagtttgggaaccactgtattAGATTATGATGGAAAGTACAAATCCAAACTTTTCCTTGTCATATTACTGTTATACATcagagcagaggaggctggtgggtggagatatgtttgataccattccagccattacaatgagcctgtcctcctatagcgcctcctctgaatcagaggtgtgtgtgtttgtgttggggggcACAGAGATACAGTATTAAGATTGAGGATTGAGACGTGCGCCCGTTTCTTTTAtagctctctgcctctctccagtGGTTAAAATAATACATGATACCAGAGATGATTtagagcaggggtattcaactctaaCCAGCAGgatccggacctcgtagggtttCTGTATCAAAGTCACTCATCGCAAATACCCTCATTACTAACCAGACTTTCTGAGAGTCTCAGAAAAAGTGGATGAAACACAATACATTAAAGGGGGTCAGAGGTCGGAAAACTTGGCCAATAATTGAGCTAGCTACAAACGATCTCCAGAGAATCTCTACTCTATTGAATGGCTATGTTCAAGCAAAGTTTGTGGAACAAATGCAGTGTAAAATGCTCACAAAATAAAAACAACCAACTTCGAAGGATGTCCAGTCACATGTTTATTAATCACAATATTTGAGTCATATTTGCCTCAGTGGTAAATACATCTGTTGTTAGTATATATTGTTTTCAAATCACCTGTTAAAGTGATTTAAAACTAAACATGTTATAATGTACAAGTAAAAAAGATGTgcacaatttttggggggggtcacaaATCAGTGCACCCACCACAACTTAAAATTCTCGTTTGAGTGTTGTGTGACACCATAATTGTTTTCCAGTTCCTTGTTGCTGGATGGTACTAGATCTGAAATCTCTAGTGTCCTTTAAACTCCATCAGCCTTCATTGTGAATCTCAGATAGGTTGTCGATGGACTGCAGCAGTTGAGATACTAGACAAAGACTCTCTGCGCTTGTAAGTAATTGCCTGTGGACAGAATCAAACCGATAGCCTGAACTTGGAGCAAATACCACAATGTTTAATTAGGGGTTATGTAGAAAACACTATGAACTGATATTGCACATTACCCAACACCCACACAATCAATATGAGGGACTGTTTTTATCCCACCTGTATGTAGATGACACTATGGGAGAGAACTCACTTGATGGAAGTCTCTGCATTGAGTGCTGCTTTGTTGAGGTACTCTGAGGCCACTTGCGCATTATGTTTCATTGTATTTAAGGCAGCTGTCTCTCCGGCTCGAAGTCTCTCATTCTCATACCGGTACCCCTCTACTTGGCCCTGCAATATAAAGAGGATCACATTATGCAATCATATGTCACTGAAGTTCACCAACCAGTAACACCAGTAAAGGTCAAACCTGTAATTGATGCAGCTCCTGTTTGAGTTTTGATACAATGTTTTCAGCCTTAACTGCTCGTTTCTGTCAAGAAAAAggtcaaaataatgaattaaGACTTCATCTCAACACACTTCTGTTTAGTAACTAATCATGCCATTTGCTTGTAATCTTATTGAGACATATTTCAGATAATCAGTGAACAAAGATTATTCTTCATCTTTGTCAAACGGATGAACtaggagaaagagggacagatgCATACGGTCATTAACTGCAGGTTCTGCTCGACGGAATGAACCATGGTCTCTAAAGCCTGAGCCTCCTTCTCTTCCTGCAGTCTTCTCTTGTGCAACTCATCTGTGACGTGTCGAATTCTATGGGGCAGTCAGAGAGACATGATGATGAGCATAGGTTAAACACTACTCcttcaagggttattctttatttttactattttctacattgtagaataaaagtgaagacatcaaaactatgaaataacacatatgggatcatgtagtaaccaaaaaaaagtgttaaacaaatcaaaatatagtttatattttagattctttaaagtagccaccctttgccttgacagctttgcacgctcttggcattctctcaaccagcttcacctggaatgcttttccaacagtcttgaaggagttcccacatatgctgagcacttgttggctgcttttccttcactctgcggtccaactcatcccaaaccatctcaattgggtggaGGTCAGGTGAtggtggaggccaagtcatctgatgcagcactccatcactctccttcttggtcaaatagccctcacacagcctagaagtgtgttttgggtaattgtcctgtctaaaaacaaatgatagtcccactaagagcaaaccagatgggatggcgtactgctgcagaatgctgtggtagccatgctggttaagtgtgccttgaattccaaacaaatcactgacggtgtcaccagcaaagcaccatcacacctcctactctaggcttcatggtgggaaccacacatgcagagatcatccgttcacctaccctgcatctcacaaatacaaggctgttggaaccaaaaatctccaaatttggactcatcagaccaaaggatagatttccaccggtgtaatgtccattgctcatgtttcttggcccaagcaagtatcttcttattggtgtcctatgcagtagtttctttgcagcaattcgaccatgaaggcctgattcacgcagtctcctctgaagagttgatgttgatgtatctgaagcttttatttgggctgcaatttctgaggcaggtaactataatgaacttatcctctccagcagaggtaactctgggtcttcctttcctgtggcggtcctcatgagagccatcttcatcatagcgcttgatggtttttgtgactgcacttagttattgaaattttccatattgactgaccttcatgtcttaaagtaacgatggaccgttgtttctctttgcttatttgagctgtttttaccataatatggacttgatcttttaccaaatagggctatcttctgtataccatccctaccatgtcacaacacaactgattggttcaaacgcattaaggaaagaaattcaacaaatgaacaaggcacaactgttaattgaaatgcattcctggtgactaccacatgaagctagttgagagaatgccaagagcatacaaagctgtcatcaaggcaaagggtagctactttgaagaatctcaaatataaaatatattttgatttgtttgacatgattccatgttttgatgtcttcgttattattctacaatgtagaaaatagtacaaataaagaaaatctCTGGAATGAggtggtgtccaaacttttgactggtactgtatgtgtacagtTGACATCTAAAATGAACATCTAAAGAGTAATATTCAAAGCATTACTCCCATGCCATAACATAATATAGGCTTTAACACCGTCCCTTAAACCCTTCTCATGCACCAGGTAGGTCTGTACTCTGCAGACCATATCACCTGGCAATTCTATCCACCTACCTTCGATCATCATACTCAGACTTTTTCACAAGATCTTTAATGTGCTTCCTGAGCTGCGCATTTTCCTCCCTCAGCTTAAAAAGAGAAACAGAAATAATCAAAATAAAGGACTTGCGACTAATCCCACGTGATATCCAATCACACGTGTGCATCTGTAAGCAAAGCCTTGAGAGAGGAAAATGACCTTTTGTTGATCCCTATTGCCATTCTCGGTACTACTCTTCTTGGTCTTGTAGGTGAGCTCTGCCATTGATGTCTCGTCATCTCCCTCATAATTCACTGGGGCCCTTCTGGACTGGTGGGCCTCTGGTGAGAACTCTTCATCCACCTGCCATTGGGAGGTTGaagtctcctcttcttcctctgtgcACAGGGAGGACTGACCAGAGCATGTGCTGCTGTCTGCTGCTGCAGTGCCACACAGTCCAAACTCATGTGCCTCCTCAATGGCTGATGGCTGGTaactcccagcccactcctcctTAGTGTCATTTTCCAGAAACTGAGGAAACGGTGTGTGGTCCATGTAAAACTGACCCTGGAAATCTTGATCGAAGCTCTTTGGGGCAGTATATTCCCCCTCTGCCAGGAATGTGCTCCCATATGCCTTCTACAACACAAGAAGCAGCAGTAAGGTAAGTCACATTCACACCAAAATTCCACCAAAAGTAATATTTTTAACAGTCTGACCAGG from Salmo trutta chromosome 9, fSalTru1.1, whole genome shotgun sequence includes these protein-coding regions:
- the entr1 gene encoding endosome-associated-trafficking regulator 1 isoform X1; protein product: MAKHKTSEKNNIIEVDEDGEMNPFSFKEFIRSKNQYPDMKGDPDEKNYSTRKKAYGSTFLAEGEYTAPKSFDQDFQGQFYMDHTPFPQFLENDTKEEWAGSYQPSAIEEAHEFGLCGTAAADSSTCSGQSSLCTEEEEETSTSQWQVDEEFSPEAHQSRRAPVNYEGDDETSMAELTYKTKKSSTENGNRDQQKLREENAQLRKHIKDLVKKSEYDDRRIRHVTDELHKRRLQEEKEAQALETMVHSVEQNLQLMTKRAVKAENIVSKLKQELHQLQGQVEGYRYENERLRAGETAALNTMKHNAQVASEYLNKAALNAETSIKQLLTSAESLCLVSQLLQSIDNLSEIHNEG
- the entr1 gene encoding endosome-associated-trafficking regulator 1 isoform X2 produces the protein MTDEDGEMNPFSFKEFIRSKNQYPDMKGDPDEKNYSTRKKAYGSTFLAEGEYTAPKSFDQDFQGQFYMDHTPFPQFLENDTKEEWAGSYQPSAIEEAHEFGLCGTAAADSSTCSGQSSLCTEEEEETSTSQWQVDEEFSPEAHQSRRAPVNYEGDDETSMAELTYKTKKSSTENGNRDQQKLREENAQLRKHIKDLVKKSEYDDRRIRHVTDELHKRRLQEEKEAQALETMVHSVEQNLQLMTKRAVKAENIVSKLKQELHQLQGQVEGYRYENERLRAGETAALNTMKHNAQVASEYLNKAALNAETSIKQLLTSAESLCLVSQLLQSIDNLSEIHNEG